Proteins co-encoded in one Spirosoma endbachense genomic window:
- a CDS encoding terminase large subunit, whose product MEYNEIAWQYEEDILSGRLTAGRLLKLAIKRQRDDLANGHKRGIYFDHDAGQRMLEFTDCVNIGPEKPLHLFPFQVWELYVFYGWKRENGLRRFRRKYKSCARGGGKTPLESLQILYHLTIEGLTNAEAYVSATKEAQAKIAFDDAVLMLNSSPDLQEYLSSSAERIFNPTSNAKFGFLTSNPKTADGTRPSYAVIDEYHEFEDDKMLNKLTSGLIKKDEPIMSIVTTRGSHKEWPCFQAEFKVYIPILEGSVHNDSFFVVIYSQDSEDEIEKPETWIKSNPMLCEGGIIKLETLVEERDAQYLKGEEGIVSFKTLNLNWWCDAPQVFIPDSIWIKSGSKFDPAMLEGRQAWAGLDMGATNDFCAYSLYFPPDDWAQYDEELTEEQKEKLLYLRSPLKVPGIHYMLWWFWIPDFKFDKRIADGLHNLRDWQKAGHITVLEGNVIDPRQIEEMVLPLKPLYDIQGMAYDRYNATSTALTIQEKGGVPALEFPQTMPMFAEPTKAFRDLVLQERFNHGMNPIAQWMMRNAIPITDTNGNIKITKDPKRAPDKVDGIVSGIMAKAAWMMDRNEQTSNIYDSRGFLEL is encoded by the coding sequence ATGGAGTATAATGAGATTGCCTGGCAGTACGAAGAAGATATTCTCTCGGGCCGGTTGACTGCTGGGCGTTTGCTGAAGCTGGCCATCAAACGGCAGCGCGACGATCTGGCCAATGGCCACAAGCGAGGTATCTATTTCGATCATGATGCGGGCCAGCGCATGCTTGAGTTCACCGATTGCGTCAACATTGGTCCCGAAAAACCACTACACCTCTTTCCGTTTCAGGTCTGGGAACTCTACGTTTTCTACGGCTGGAAGCGGGAAAACGGTTTACGTCGGTTTCGCCGGAAGTATAAGAGTTGCGCACGAGGTGGGGGCAAAACTCCCCTCGAATCCCTGCAAATTCTCTATCACCTGACGATCGAAGGGCTAACCAATGCCGAAGCCTACGTATCAGCGACGAAAGAAGCACAGGCCAAAATCGCCTTCGACGATGCCGTGTTGATGCTCAACTCGTCACCTGATCTCCAGGAGTACCTCAGCTCGTCCGCTGAGCGCATTTTTAACCCGACCAGTAACGCCAAATTCGGCTTTCTGACCTCGAATCCAAAAACAGCCGACGGTACCCGGCCGAGTTACGCGGTCATCGACGAGTATCACGAGTTTGAAGATGATAAAATGCTCAACAAACTCACCTCGGGTCTGATCAAGAAGGATGAGCCGATCATGAGCATTGTGACCACGCGGGGCTCCCATAAGGAATGGCCATGCTTTCAAGCTGAATTTAAAGTGTATATCCCGATTCTGGAGGGTTCAGTCCACAATGATTCATTCTTTGTGGTGATTTACTCCCAGGATTCGGAAGATGAGATTGAAAAACCAGAAACCTGGATCAAGTCTAACCCGATGCTCTGTGAGGGGGGCATTATCAAACTGGAAACCCTTGTCGAAGAACGCGATGCACAGTATCTGAAAGGGGAAGAGGGTATTGTCAGCTTCAAAACCCTGAATTTAAACTGGTGGTGCGATGCGCCTCAGGTGTTCATTCCTGATTCCATCTGGATCAAGTCGGGCAGCAAGTTTGATCCGGCCATGCTGGAGGGTCGGCAGGCTTGGGCAGGGCTGGATATGGGGGCTACCAACGATTTTTGCGCTTATTCGCTGTATTTCCCGCCCGATGACTGGGCTCAGTACGATGAAGAACTGACGGAAGAGCAGAAAGAAAAGCTGCTCTATCTGCGGTCCCCTCTGAAAGTGCCCGGTATTCACTATATGCTTTGGTGGTTCTGGATACCTGACTTCAAATTTGACAAACGCATCGCTGATGGGCTGCACAATTTGCGCGATTGGCAGAAAGCCGGGCACATCACTGTTCTGGAGGGCAACGTGATCGATCCGCGACAGATTGAGGAAATGGTTTTACCGTTAAAGCCGCTCTATGACATTCAGGGTATGGCCTATGACCGCTATAACGCGACCTCGACAGCCTTGACTATCCAGGAAAAAGGAGGTGTGCCGGCACTGGAATTCCCCCAGACGATGCCCATGTTCGCTGAACCCACCAAAGCGTTCCGGGATCTGGTGTTGCAGGAGCGTTTTAACCACGGCATGAATCCGATTGCCCAATGGATGATGCGCAATGCCATCCCGATTACGGACACCAACGGCAACATCAAAATCACGAAAGATCCCAAGCGAGCTCCTGATAAGGTGGATGGCATTGTGTCGGGCATCATGGCCAAAGCTGCCTGGATGATGGATCGCAACGAGCAAACGAGCAATATCTATGATTCCAGAGGATTTTTAGAATTATAA